The Archocentrus centrarchus isolate MPI-CPG fArcCen1 chromosome 18 unlocalized genomic scaffold, fArcCen1 scaffold_23_ctg1, whole genome shotgun sequence genome contains a region encoding:
- the LOC115775230 gene encoding transcription factor 7-like 2 isoform X2 produces the protein MMKLIRQEIESAIEELELEEMNFMLESVINDLCNETTNPSPPPGLPAEPPASPQPAADSAIEELELEEMNFMLESLINDLCGETANPSPPPALPAVPPASPQPAAESPPAIVQQFPPITAPPTTVPAHLYSQPVTGSQEQNLLYHWPVTSIPIAATAPPAAPVLPAAPSLPAAPANPNNNILQIPDSMLPYLRPVSVLNGVLVCDFIPPCPAVNTPTPKKRKRQDEQEEQHIKKPPNAFMIFLKEQRAKVKADMNISGNATLNAVMGERWKSLSSDQQAKYYEQADQERRLHAQKYPDWSAKVNYGKKRRGRRSSTCSSVSASEPGAIRPL, from the exons ATGATGAAACTCATAAGACAAGAGATCGAAAGTGCCATTGAGGAACTGGAGTTGGAAGAGATGAATTTTATGCTCGAGAGTGTCATAAACGACCTGTGTAATGAAACAACTAATCCTTCACCTCCACCTGGTTTGCCTGCTGAGCCACCCGCCTCccctcagccagcagcagacAGTGCCATTGAGGAACTGGAGTTGGAAGAGATGAATTTTATGCTCGAGAGTCTCATAAACGACCTGTGCGGTGAAACAGCCAAtccttcacctccacctgcttTGCCTGCTGTGCCACCCGCCTCCCCTCAGCCAGCTGCAGAGAGTCCTCCTGCAATTGTGCAACAATTTCCCCCAATTACTGCTCCCCCCACCACAGTGCCAGCTCACCTCTATAGTCAGCCGGTGACAGGTAGCCAGGAACAG AACCTGCTATATCATTGGCCTGTGACCAGCATTCCCATagcagccactgctcctcctgctgctcctgttctccctgctgctccttctctccctgctgctcctgcaaACCCA AATAACAACATACTGCAGATTCCAGACAGCATGTTGCCATACCTGCGTCCTGTCAGTGTATT gaACGGTGTGTTGGTGTGCGACTTCATTCCACCCTGTCCTGCAGTCAACACACCCACTCCAAA AAAGAGGAAGCGTCAGGACGAGCAGGAAGAGCAGCATATCAAGAAGCCACCAAACGCATTCATGATTTTTCTGAAGGAGCAGAGGGCAAAGGTTAAAGCAGATATGAACATCAGTGGGAATGCCACCCTTAATGCAGTCATGGGAGAGAGG TGGAAATCGCTGTCGTCGGACCAGCAGGCAAAGTACTATGAGCAGGCTGATCAAGAGAGAAGGCTCCATGCCCAAAAATACCCAGACTGGTCTGCCAAAGTTAACTAC ggcAAAAAGAGGAGGGGAAGGCGCAGCTCCACCTGCAGCTCAG tgtCTGCATCTGAACCGGGAGCCATTCGACCCCTTTAA
- the LOC115775252 gene encoding immunoglobulin superfamily member 6-like, whose amino-acid sequence MRNFDWLTVFFLCSLSWISVSVSDSQTLEVHSGEEVTLLCSNFSSSPTQIIWFRVTKGSRVHCITSLFKPHEPASFCTGFENGNFEMSTNISTVFLKIKQVDLLDSGLYFCGWKFSNNPVIVDATYLVVQDMFERFTSVVSVILAVLTVLLIAVTVCLAVKIKKLHKAHAEEQNPQQEERQSSEHLDYAAVTFHPKRVTHHRPASDREVDPNVIYSSTR is encoded by the exons ATGAGGAACTTTGACTGGCTCacagtttttttcctctgcagcctca GTTGGATCTCTGTTTCAGTTTCTGATTCTCAGACGTTGGAGGTTCACTCTGGAGAAGAAGTCACACTATTGTGCTCCAACTTTTCCAGTTCTCCCACACAAATTATCTGGTTCAGAGTGACCAAAGGATCCAGAGTCCACTGCATCACCTCTTTGTTCAAGCCTCATGAACCTGCTTCATTCTGTACTGGATTTGAAAATGGAAACTTTGAGATGAGCACCAACATATCCACTGTCTTTCTCAAAATCAAACAAGTGGATTTATTGGACTCTGGACTGTATTTCTGTGGATGGAAGTTCAGCAACAATCCAGTGATTGTTGATGCAACATATTTAGTGGTCCAAG aCATGTTTGAAAGGTTTACCAGTGTGGTGAGTGTGATCCTGGCTGTTCTGACTGTTCTCCTCATCGCAGTCACTGTTTGTCTGGCTgttaaaatcaaaaagctgCACAAAG CTCACGCTGAAGAACAGAATCCCCAACAAGAAGAG AGGCAGAGCTCAGAACACCTGGACTATGCAGCTGTGACATTTCATCCAAAAAGAGTAACTCACCACAGGCCTGCATCAGACAGAGAAGTGGACCCAAATGTCATTTATTCATCCACTAGATAG
- the LOC115775230 gene encoding transcription factor 7-like 2 isoform X3: MNFMLESLINDLCGETANPSPPPALPAVPPASPQPAAESPPAIVQQFPPITAPPTTVPAHLYSQPVTGSQEQNLLYHWPVTSIPIAATAPPAAPVLPAAPSLPAAPANPNNNILQIPDSMLPYLRPVSVLNGVLVCDFIPPCPAVNTPTPKKRKRQDEQEEQHIKKPPNAFMIFLKEQRAKVKADMNISGNATLNAVMGERWKSLSSDQQAKYYEQADQERRLHAQKYPDWSAKVNYGKKRRGRRSSTCSSVSASEPGAIRPL, from the exons ATGAATTTTATGCTCGAGAGTCTCATAAACGACCTGTGCGGTGAAACAGCCAAtccttcacctccacctgcttTGCCTGCTGTGCCACCCGCCTCCCCTCAGCCAGCTGCAGAGAGTCCTCCTGCAATTGTGCAACAATTTCCCCCAATTACTGCTCCCCCCACCACAGTGCCAGCTCACCTCTATAGTCAGCCGGTGACAGGTAGCCAGGAACAG AACCTGCTATATCATTGGCCTGTGACCAGCATTCCCATagcagccactgctcctcctgctgctcctgttctccctgctgctccttctctccctgctgctcctgcaaACCCA AATAACAACATACTGCAGATTCCAGACAGCATGTTGCCATACCTGCGTCCTGTCAGTGTATT gaACGGTGTGTTGGTGTGCGACTTCATTCCACCCTGTCCTGCAGTCAACACACCCACTCCAAA AAAGAGGAAGCGTCAGGACGAGCAGGAAGAGCAGCATATCAAGAAGCCACCAAACGCATTCATGATTTTTCTGAAGGAGCAGAGGGCAAAGGTTAAAGCAGATATGAACATCAGTGGGAATGCCACCCTTAATGCAGTCATGGGAGAGAGG TGGAAATCGCTGTCGTCGGACCAGCAGGCAAAGTACTATGAGCAGGCTGATCAAGAGAGAAGGCTCCATGCCCAAAAATACCCAGACTGGTCTGCCAAAGTTAACTAC ggcAAAAAGAGGAGGGGAAGGCGCAGCTCCACCTGCAGCTCAG tgtCTGCATCTGAACCGGGAGCCATTCGACCCCTTTAA
- the LOC115775230 gene encoding transcription factor 7-like 2 isoform X1: protein MNVCHRISDSLSFFCSDTQHITMMKLIRQEIESAIEELELEEMNFMLESVINDLCNETTNPSPPPGLPAEPPASPQPAADSAIEELELEEMNFMLESLINDLCGETANPSPPPALPAVPPASPQPAAESPPAIVQQFPPITAPPTTVPAHLYSQPVTGSQEQNLLYHWPVTSIPIAATAPPAAPVLPAAPSLPAAPANPNNNILQIPDSMLPYLRPVSVLNGVLVCDFIPPCPAVNTPTPKKRKRQDEQEEQHIKKPPNAFMIFLKEQRAKVKADMNISGNATLNAVMGERWKSLSSDQQAKYYEQADQERRLHAQKYPDWSAKVNYGKKRRGRRSSTCSSVSASEPGAIRPL, encoded by the exons ATGAACGTGTGCCACAGGATCTCAGACAGTTTGTCATTCTTTTGTTCAGACACACAGCACATCACTATGATGAAACTCATAAGACAAGAGATCGAAAGTGCCATTGAGGAACTGGAGTTGGAAGAGATGAATTTTATGCTCGAGAGTGTCATAAACGACCTGTGTAATGAAACAACTAATCCTTCACCTCCACCTGGTTTGCCTGCTGAGCCACCCGCCTCccctcagccagcagcagacAGTGCCATTGAGGAACTGGAGTTGGAAGAGATGAATTTTATGCTCGAGAGTCTCATAAACGACCTGTGCGGTGAAACAGCCAAtccttcacctccacctgcttTGCCTGCTGTGCCACCCGCCTCCCCTCAGCCAGCTGCAGAGAGTCCTCCTGCAATTGTGCAACAATTTCCCCCAATTACTGCTCCCCCCACCACAGTGCCAGCTCACCTCTATAGTCAGCCGGTGACAGGTAGCCAGGAACAG AACCTGCTATATCATTGGCCTGTGACCAGCATTCCCATagcagccactgctcctcctgctgctcctgttctccctgctgctccttctctccctgctgctcctgcaaACCCA AATAACAACATACTGCAGATTCCAGACAGCATGTTGCCATACCTGCGTCCTGTCAGTGTATT gaACGGTGTGTTGGTGTGCGACTTCATTCCACCCTGTCCTGCAGTCAACACACCCACTCCAAA AAAGAGGAAGCGTCAGGACGAGCAGGAAGAGCAGCATATCAAGAAGCCACCAAACGCATTCATGATTTTTCTGAAGGAGCAGAGGGCAAAGGTTAAAGCAGATATGAACATCAGTGGGAATGCCACCCTTAATGCAGTCATGGGAGAGAGG TGGAAATCGCTGTCGTCGGACCAGCAGGCAAAGTACTATGAGCAGGCTGATCAAGAGAGAAGGCTCCATGCCCAAAAATACCCAGACTGGTCTGCCAAAGTTAACTAC ggcAAAAAGAGGAGGGGAAGGCGCAGCTCCACCTGCAGCTCAG tgtCTGCATCTGAACCGGGAGCCATTCGACCCCTTTAA
- the LOC115775028 gene encoding transcription factor 7-like 2, whose product MNFMLESLINELCCETSNPSPPPALPAVPPASPQPAAESPPAIVQQFPPITAPPTTVPAHLYSQPVTGSQEQNLLYHWPVTSIPIAATAPPAAPVLPAAPSLPAAPANPNNNILQIPDSMLPYLRPVSVLNGVLVCDFIPPCPAVNTPTPKKRKRQDEQEEQHIKKPPNAFMIFLKEQRAKVKADMNISGNATLNAVMGERWKSLSSDQQAKYYEQADQERRLHAQKYPDWSAKVNYGKKRRGRRSSTCSSVSASEPGAIRPL is encoded by the exons ATGAATTTTATGCTGGAGAGTCTCATAAACGAACTGTGCTGTGAAACATCTAAtccttcacctccacctgcttTGCCTGCTGTGCCACCCGCCTCCCCTCAGCCAGCTGCAGAGAGTCCTCCTGCAATTGTGCAACAATTTCCCCCAATTACTGCTCCCCCCACCACAGTGCCAGCTCACCTCTATAGTCAGCCGGTGACAGGTAGCCAGGAACAG AACCTGCTATATCATTGGCCTGTGACCAGCATTCCCATagcagccactgctcctcctgctgctcctgttctccctgctgctccttctctccctgctgctcctgcaaACCCA AATAACAACATACTGCAGATTCCAGACAGCATGTTGCCATACCTGCGTCCTGTCAGTGTATT gaACGGTGTGTTGGTGTGCGACTTCATTCCACCCTGTCCTGCAGTCAACACACCCACTCCAAA AAAGAGGAAGCGTCAGGACGAGCAGGAAGAGCAGCACATCAAAAAGCCACCAAACGCATTCATGATTTTTCTGAAGGAGCAGAGGGCAAAGGTTAAAGCAGATATGAACATCAGTGGGAATGCCACCCTTAATGCAGTCATGGGAGAGAGG TGGAAATCGCTGTCGTCGGACCAGCAGGCAAAGTACTATGAGCAGGCTGATCAAGAGAGAAGGCTCCATGCCCAAAAATACCCAGACTGGTCTGCCAAAGTTAACTAC ggcAAAAAGAGGAGGGGAAGGCGCAGCTCCACCTGCAGCTCAG TGTCTGCATCTGAACCGGGAGCCATTCGACCCCTTTAA